The following nucleotide sequence is from Halobaculum sp. MBLA0147.
GCCCGGTAAGGCTCTCAAACAGTTGGACGAACGTCGTCAGTACGACCCCCGATCGCCAACTCTCTCCGAGAAACGTCCTCTCAGCGATCGCTTCGTCTTCATGTTGCACGACTGTATCAGTTAGATAGTGATCAGCAGTGAATGCATCCGCCTGCGGGGAGACTCCCCAGATGGCCGGGTCTTCGAAGTGCTCTCGCGTCTGCTCAATGATGGCTGTGTACGGTAAGCAGTATATCACAGACGGTTGACGGCCCAGTAGTGTGGTCTGATCCCGGAGTGTTAACGCCGCCATTAGTCCAGTAAAAGTTTTGCCGAGACCGGTAGGTAAGGTAATCTCTCCAATTTGACTCGCGTCCGGCTGGTTGTTCCACTCGTGGATGCCGCCCAGAACCTGCAGAAGCCCACCGCGCCGTGCCTCATTGAGCGCTGCCTCTAGCTCTGAGTCGCCGCTTCCAGCAAGCGAATTAATGTGTTTTGCCAGCGGTTCCGTCTCAAGCGTATCGAAGTTGTGGATCTTCTCCGGGGCGACTGGCTTGGCATGACTCTTGTCGGCGAGCGTGAGACTGCCCCACAGGTGGAGTGTTCGCTCGTACAACGTTGATGGAATGGAGTCGCTACTCACGTAGCTTCCTGTGAGCTCTTCTCTGCCGGCTAACTGAAACAGAAGATTACTGAGGCGACCACTGTTGAATGCTGTCTGGAAGCCTTTCCATGACCCCACGCTCTTGGTGGCTTCTGCAATGAGTGTATCAGCGGCCGCTGGCCACGCGTCATCAATCTCATCAATCTGAGATTTGAGTGGATCCTCGCCCAGCCCACTCCGAAGTGTATCAAAAAGGTAACTCGCCGCATCTGGTAGTCTCTGGTGATGACGACCGACTGCAACCACCCCTGCGCCGAGCCACGAGAGGTCAATGTCTAGCGCGTCCAGTGCGTACAGCGTGACAATAGCCCCAAGCCGTGCGTGATAGCGTTCAGCGTCGGGTCCGGTGAACTCTCTATCAGGATGGATATACGCTTGAAACTGTGGTGTTACTTTTCCAAAATCGTGGAGATAACTACTCACATTAGCGACCGTCGAGAGCTCTGCCGAGTCGTCAATCAACGGCTGAATCCGTCGACGGACAGCGGCACTGTGGGCAGGGACCGACAGGTGCGGGTTTCCATCGGGGTGATCCGGATGTGAGATAAGATCATCAGGGGTCGTCATCGGAATACGACAGTCTTGTCACCGACACTCGCGACTGGCCAATCCAGTGCCGATGGTGCCACTTTCACTCCGGTGTCGGGAGTCGGCGTGAACACAAGATCGTCGAACCGAGTTGTCCGTCGACCACCACCTATACCCTCCATGACGGCTGCTGATCGCTCTGTCACGCACTCGACGCCTGCCTGCGGCACTACGTTCTTGAGTGTTCCTGGAACGGCTGCGTCTATAATCACTGGCTCATCGCCTGTCACGGGCGTCGGTTCGCTACTGGAGTTGAGCAGCTCAACCCGGGCAAGGTGTTCTGAGAGGCCTAGGCTTGGTGGGTAGTGTGACGTGCCATTCTTCAGGTGCCTCCGAAGTTGGGTGTAGAATTCCTCATCTTCGACAGCAACATCAAGCCGGTACACGGGGTCAACAAGCGTCTCATAGACATGGATCTGCCGAGGGGCTCTCGTGTCTTGGTAACGAACCAGTTGCGACCGTCGAGACCCAGCGGTTTGCGTTGTTGCTTCACTGGGATCAGTGCCAACCGACGTCATAGGCATATTTATCGTCCGGAGCTCCGACTCGGGTGTGATCGCGATGGCGGAGACATCCTCACCGAACGTCTCGTAGTACGAGTCGCGTGGTTCACCGACGATCGCTGCCAAGAGTCCAGCCACGGTCGTCCGTGGAATCATTCGATACGTCTGTTTTGTCGCTGTTCGACCAACGCGCCGGAAGTGACCCCAATCAGAGGCAACCCGGAGTGACAGACAGTGCTCTGGCAGTCCCTTGTCGTCGATGTTTGGTGTAGTCATTTCATTCGTCTGCAAGGTCCCGCTCCTTGTATACGTTGATTTGCTCGGTATTTAGATGCAGCTTCTCCCCGATTTCATCAGCCCCGAACGTTTCACCGCCTCGTGAGAGGGTAAATCGACTATCCCCTACAAATCGAATTTTATCGATACGCTCTTTCTCAGTCTCGAGTCGGTCACAGAGGGAGTCGACCGTTACGACGACATCATCGATGCTGCGGAGTGGATCAGACGACTCGTCTGCAAGATCAATCATATTGTGGAGGTTACCAGTATGATACTTTCCCTCCTCGTAGACCACTCGGAGGTAGAGCCGCGGTGTCTGTCCCAGTTTACTTCGAGACGTTGGCTGGTTCTTCAGTGCTCGCCAACAAAGCGTGTCTAACCGCTCTACATCATCTTTAGTGAGATTAGTGTCTGCGGCGGCGTTCTCGTCGACCAATCCGTAGAACGGGAAGATCCCATACACAATCCGGTGGTCATCGAGACCGAAGCCGCCTTGTCGGTTCTCGTCGTCAGTCGCGATGACACTGGTGAGCGAGTCGTAGTCCTGATTCTCCTCAACCTTGTTGAGTGACTTGGCAGGGAGAAACTGCACAGGACCTTGGTATTGGTTTGGGAACGCACCTTGGAGTGCGTTCTGGAGTTTATCATCATCGTCGTCATCACTGGACTCGAAGGTGAGTGCCGCGCCGAAGTACCGAACGTCGGTCGCTCGGCTGAGGAATTTCTTACCGATGTCCTCGACCTCCTCGATATCACTTGCTTCGGAGATCTCGTCCAGAATATCGAGCGTCAGTGTCTTGCGACCTTGCGATTCTCCGTCAACCTTCTTTACATACACACCGTATCCGTCATCAAGGAGTTGATCTCGGAGGTACCGTTTGAGTCGAACGTCAGTGACGATTCCCTGTCCAGTTTCAGGATCACGTCGTGGACGGTCCTCGGCGAGTGGGTTCCCATTAGGGTTGCAGTCCTGTGCGTCGGTAACAAACAACATCTCGGAACGTGGGAAGTCTGGGGAACTCATGCTGTGGCCTCGCTTGCATCTTCGTCGGTTGACTCACTATCCGATTCGTGGAGGTCGAACGCCTGTGGCATCGCCCTACGTCCGAATGCTGTTCCGAGTGCTACAGCGAACCGCATATCATCACGGCTGATGGACCACTCGGTCGGGTTCTCTTCGTATGCCTCAAGCAGACGATCGACGACTTCCGGGTACAGGACGTTGTGACCCTCCCCATCAGCCGCGTACACACGGGCGTTGTCAAGTGCGGTCTGAACGGTTTTGCGCAGCGTGTCGAGTGTGAGCTTGTCGGCTTGGACACGCGTATCGAGAGGCTGGCCCATGTTTCGTTCATGCTCTTGATGCCAGCTGATCTGTCCGATCAGCACTCCACTGAGACACGCAGCGCGGCGCTCAGTGTTGTCTTTGCCACTATCGAACATCGGTCGGTCAAGGAACGATTCGAGTCTGTGCTCACGGATTTTGGTCAAATCTGTGAGCTCGGGAAGGTCCTGTGTCATGGATTGATCGCGAGGGGTTGCACCACCACTGAGGCCATCTAATAGCCCAGCGCGTGAGAGGGTCTCTAATTGAACGAGTTGCATCGCGGGAACCTGCCATGGGACGCCATCTTCTCCATGTTCATCACCAAGCCGGTCTACAAATTCCCCTAACAACACGGATGCGTCAACTGGTCTTCCTTCGAGGAGTTGCTGATCAACCACTCGCCGGAAGTCATCCTCGGCGTCGTCGCGCCGTCTGAAGGTAGCGTTAGTGAATTCATGTCCGACAATTTTGTAGAAAGCGATGCGTCTTGCTTGGTCTCTATCATCCGGTAACTCCAGCAAGTCCCAATTTGTAGACACTCCTAGGCCACCGTAAGCTGTAGCACTGAGTGACTCATATACCGTCGAAACCAGGCCATCGGCGATCTCGTTTACCCAGTACGTGCTTGCCGAAGGGGTTTCAGCAACGATATGTGTGTCATCACTGATGGGGCTCACGAGGTAGTAGAATCGCAACTCGTCGGACAGTGCTCGGATGGCCGGGTTATCTGCTTCTTCGATGTCAAATGTCACTCGCGCCATTGGCGGGCGGTCATTGTTTTCCTCTGGATCAAGCGACTGCACGGCATTCCAGAGCGTCTGCGCTTTCAGGCCTGTCACTTCACCAGCGAAGTAAGGAATAGCGTACGTCTCAACCCCACTTGTCCTGAAGACACACTCTTCTAAGAGTGATTTCGCCTGGCTCATCAGCTGGCCTGTTTGTTCACTGACCGGGTAGTTCCGCCAAGACTGATCCTGTCGAAGTCCTGGTTGCACGTCTGGATGTTTAATCGAGAAAATTTCGAAGGGGCCGGTCTTCGGAGTGCCAACAACGCGATCTTCTTCACCAGTAACGTAGCCGGTAGCCTCTCCGGATGATGTCCGCCGATCAAGATTCGCATCAGTCAGGTTTGCAGTCAAATACCTTCGCATCGCGGCGTCCATTACATCCAGTGTCCCAGGGTAGAACGTCTCCACTCCGTTCTCACCAGAGTGCTCAGATAGGTCGCTCAAGTCAATGGTCATTCCGACTGTCAGGACTGTCGGTTCAGATCCCTGTAGAAGGTCCGTAAGATCGTCTTTGATCTCCTCCAGCACCTTACCATCCTTCTTGAAAATTGTTCCCAGCCGATTCAACACCCACCCGTCAGGGTGTGCCTCGTCTGAGTCGACTACACCGCGTACAGCATCGTAGTTACACCACAAACGAAGGCGATTAATATGCGTATTTTTCAATTTCTCCGGTTTGTTGCCTGTTTTGGATCCTGCCTGAGTAAAGCTGTAATCTGCACCACGACCAGACGTTTTAGCAGCGTAGCCGAGTCGAGCGAGATCATCATCGCGGAGGGTGTCAACGGTCAAATCTGTGTATTCAGCTGGATCGCTGGTCAGATCCATATGGATGGTGACTAGCCGACCATCATCGACGTATGCCGATAACTCGGCTGGTGTTCTGAACAGTCCGGAGTCGTCCTCTGCGACTGCTAACACGCCGTAGAAGGTCATCAGATCCTCAAGGGATGTCACGGGCTGTCCGTGCCAATACTTGTCCACTGCCTGCTGGAAATCCTCGACCCCCGGGTTACTCATACGGGCGGCTCCTCCAGTTCGCTCTCTCGGATGTTCACGAAGCCGAAGCCCATCGCGTTCCGTTCGCCGATGCCAGTGTCGAGTGCCAGGTTCAGGTGGCGGCGGTGATCGTTGTCACGCACTTGATACCCGAACCGCCACTTACTGAGGATCCACGTCTCCTGTTCACCCTCGGTCACGGTCACCGGAAGCGGGAACGTCTTGATGAGCTCGTAGCTGTCGAACAGGTCACCAGTGGTATCCGACGGGCCAGCGAGGTCGTCGGGTGCGAAGTGGCCATGCTTCCAGTCGAGGTTGTTCTCGAGTTGCGTCTGGAACGGGTCCAGCGTGTGCTCTTCTTTCCAGAACTCCGACTGGTCGGAGTCGACATCGATCCCGTAGTCGTCGAACTTCCACGGCGGGATCCGGACCAACACGCCCGTGCCAGTCTCGATCACACCCTTCGTTCCGGGTTCGCCAACATCGGGCGCGATCACCGTCTGGTCGGTGATCTCGAACGGCATCTCACCGATGTTCAACTCCGGGTTCGCGTCGAAGTCAGCAGCGATCGCCCCTAGGAGTTCACGATTTGGTGAGGCGACGAGCAGCGTCCGGCTGTCCCCCTCCGCCATATCTCCCGGAGGGAACGGATTCGAGAAGACGAGGCCCGTCGGCGCGTCATCACCGTGGCGATCGTCGAACTCGGTGTCGCTCAGCGCCCGCCACATCCGGCCCCGCAGTTTGTGGTGGTACGTATCGTCGTACGCCGCATCCGCGCGAGCGCGGAGTCGCGCTAATAGCCGGACCACGGTTCCTCCGTGTCGACTGTTGTAGTTGGCACGCCTGCCACTCTGGTTACTGGCACTACACATAAATCTGGTTGCTAGTATCAGCCCAGAGTAGCACAGGACAGGGTCTGATCGTAGCTGTTCGGTTCACCACCCCACCGCGTTCAGCCAGACAGCAGGTTCCTGCCGAAGCCTTGCGAGAGGGGTACGATATAAAACACAAGATGGAAGACGAGACAGTCGAGGCCCTGATGGATCGCCAACGCCACATTGCCGACCGACAGCGCGAAGTCAGGGAAACCATCTTGACCGAGGAGTCGGTAGAGGTGCGGTAGGTGACTCCCGATGCGCGTACGTGACCCCGACGAGCGGGAACGGCTGGAGTTCTTGGGCCGTGAGTCTGACATCCCGCTTTTGACGGACGCCGAACGGGAGGAGACGCTGGAGTTCATCAGCGACCGAGCTGGGGACGACGACCGTGACGCCGAGACGGGCGAAGAGTTCGACCCCGACGAGTACCTTGGCGGCATCGGAAGTGAACTCCCGACTGTCGAGTAGACGCCCGATCGCCACCACTTGGAATCCAGAGTCGTCGACATCGGAAGCCGCCCCTTGGATCAACGATCAACAGACCCACACTGAGATCCAGACGCGATCGGCATCGTCGCGAACCGCCCCGGCACCGACCTGCTGAAACCCACTTCCGAACAACTGCGCGTACCGCTCATCCTGCTCGAGCGCCGCCACCACACCAGCGGCCAACTCCGCGGCTGTCGTGTAGAACTTCGTGCCAGTCGGGTGGTCGATCTGCTCTTCCCACCACGTCTGGTACTGGACCTGGAACGCCCCGTCACACTCGGGGGTCGTGCTATCGGGTCGATCCACCAGCGCCGACTGCTCGGCCATCGCCGCCGCGTCGGCACGCGCGATCTCCTGGAGTCGTGCCGAGCTTTTGAGCCCCACCTCGCGTTCGGCGTTGAGCGCCTCGACGAGTGCGTCACCCACCCGCCGACCGAGTGGCCGCGGCGTCGGTGTCGGCGAGGGCGTCGCAGTCGGACTCGCCGTCGGCGTCGATGACTGGTTCGCTGCTGGAGGCGCGCCACTGGCACGCTCCGCGCCCGTTCCCGCCCAAACTCGGGTACGACCCGAGCCCGTCGATCGGCAGTCGGCCTGTCGCAGCTGCCCCGCCGACGCTCAACCCGACGAGCCCGAGCAGCCCGAGGAGTGCCCGGCGCGTCCTCGTCGAGTCGTCCGCCGACGCTGTCGACTAATCCGCAAGACCAGGCGCCTCGTCTGTTCGTTTGACACTCCCGTCGGGTGCTACGTCGGGACTCGAGGGCGCACTGGCCCGCCACCGCTCGCGTGGGCTCTTTGGTGTCTCGTCGTCGTCGGTTCCGGTCACTCCGTTCTCCGTCCGCTCACTCCGATCACTGTCGGCCCCGCACTGGCGGTCGTCCCCTCACAGTCAGTCTCCGTACCGCTCGACGCTTCATCGGACCCATCACCAATGATCTGGACGGTCCCGATCGGTGTCCCAGTCAATCTTGATCCAGTCGCCTCGTCGTCATCTGAGTCTGAAAGCGTTGCGAGACTGAGACTCGAACAGTCGTGCGTCTCGGGGAGACGGTGTTCGTTACAATGTGGGCTCCCAAAGTAGTTGCACTGTCAAGTGGACTCCGTCTCACCGTATACGGCGCACTCTGCTGCTGCTGAGCGAAGCACTATCAGAGAGAATGGAACTACTCCTGCTTGGTTAGGTGTCGAACTCAACGGTGACGCCAGTCGTGGCCATTGATACCTTCGCTCTCCGTAGGTTTGCCTCCTGAAGATTCGAGCCCGTCAGGTCGGCATCATCCAGGTTAACCCTCGCCAGGTTTGCGCCCTGAAGATCAGTATCAATCAATTTTGCGCTTGTCAGATCGCTATCGGACAGATTCACATCGTGAAGTCCAGCATCCACTAGGCTTGCAGTTGACAAGTCCGTGTGCGCGAGGTCCGCGTTTGACAGGTCGACAACCGGCAAATTCGCCAGCTGGATATCAGCATCTCTCAGGTCTGCGTCAGTTAAAATAGCACTCTGAAGGTCAGCCTTGGTCAGAGTTGCGTTCGATAGATTTGCTCCTCGAAGATCAGCTTCTCTTAGACATGCCCTCTGGAGGTCAGCCTCTGCTAGATCTGCGTCCGCTAGATTTGTCTCGGTGAGGTCAGCCTCAGCCAGGTTCTTGATTTCCCCGCGTCGAATCGCCTCGATATCCCAATCTGGGTCCTCCGTCATTGCTAGTCACTTCCCTTGTGAGGGACACCCACTGTCGGAATCGAACCGACCTATACCATTATGGGTCAATGCGTCACCCGTCCACTGCTTGTTACCGAGTCAAAGTGCCTCGGAGTGTCTAACACCTTTGTTACCAGTGCCGACGGAGACTTGTCACGTTCTTGTTCCATATCACTGGAAGCACCTAATTGTGAATGCTGTTCTGCTGAGCAGGAGTGGCTATTTCGCAGCCCGGCGACCGAAGACGAAGACGAGTAGGGCCAGCAGCAGCGCGCCAGTTGCTGTTTCGAGAATCGTCAGGGCCTGCCCCACAGTCCCGGCTGGCCGGAAGTCACCGAAGCCGAGCGCCGTGAACGTGAGCGTACTGTAGTAGAGGCTCTCCCAGAGCACACTCGGATCACCAGGCAATTGTGTCCACGAGACCGGACGGCCCAGCGTTCCACCAGGGCCAACAGGGCGAATCATGCCACCAGCCAGATACGCCGCTGCAAAACTGATGATGATGACTACAGACCAGCCAATCACCCGCCCGAAGGTCTCACCATATCCAAAGAGCGAGCGCTGGACAAGTGCTAACACCCGATCTAACCCGGACTTCTGACGGGTTTGCATGTCTTGTCGAAGAATGAAGAACTGCTGCTGCCAACCTGGCAACGAATTCTCTCGAGCCAAACGCTCAAATTCTCGGTACACCCCACCAGCCCGGACCGCAGGGTCGTCTGCGTCACCACCTCTGTCTTCATTTGCACTAGCTTCGTTGTTATCCTCTGGTGCATTCTCATCCGGTTCAGACCCTGAATCGGGATTATCAAACGCACTTACGGGATCGTAGACGCAGCGATATGCATCAGGACCTACCGGCCCCAAAAGAAGTTGTTTGAGACGTTCCCCGAGAGTACGATCACGACCGTGCTCATCGTCTACTGGCTCAAGGCTTTTAAATGTCTTTTCATTTATTTGTGCATTCCCGAATACAGCACCACCTAATTGGGCGCCCGCCAGTCGTGTGCCGTACAGATCAGCACGGCTTAACTTCGCCCGTTCTAAGTCAGCTTCTGAGAGGTTCGCTCGGCTCAGGTCAGCATCAGTTAAGTCTGCCTTTTCCATTTTTATCCCTGCTAAGTTTTCTCCCCTAAGATCTTGGCCCTGCATTGATGCATTAGTCAAGTTGGCTTTCTTTAGTTTTGAACCTTCTGGCAGAACTGATTCTTTTAAGTTTGAGCTAATAAATTTTGTTTTTTCTAATTTTTTAACTTTCAAATTAGAACTACTTAAGTCTGCTTTTGAGAAGTCCGCGTTATCTAGGAAAGCCCGGTAAAGGTTCGCCTCAGGCAACTCGGCATCATGGAGTTCCGCCTCATGCAACTCGGCACGCAAGAGTTTCGCCTTATGCAACTCGGCATTATGGAGTTCCGCCTCATGCAACTCGGCATCATGGAGCTTCGCCTCATGCAACTCGGCATCATGGAGCTCCGCCTTATGCAACTCGGCGCTATTGAAGTTCGCCTCATGCAACTCGGCATCATCGAGGTTCGCCTCATGCAACTCGGCACTATTGAGCTTCGCCTCATGCAACTCGGCACCCCAGAGTCTCGCCTCATGCAACTCGGCACCCAAGAGTTTCGCCTCATGCAACTCGGCACCCAAGGGTTTCGCCTTATGCAACTCGGCATCATGGAGTTCCGCCTCATGCAACTCGGCACCCAAGAGTCTCGTCTTATGCAACTCGGCATCATGGAGTTCCGCCTTATGCAACTCGGCACTATTGAGCTTCGCCTCATGCAACTCGGCATTATGGAGTTCCGCCTCATGCAACTCGGCATTATCGAGTTTCGCATCATTCAGATCTGCAGTACGGAGGCCTGTATTTTTTATATTTGAATTTTTTAAAGATGAGCCAGAAAGATCTATAGTGTCATCTAATACCATATTTTTTATTATTGACCCATCTAAAATACAATTTACAGGAGAATTCATTTCTCGGACATCAGAGGGTGCGAGCGCTGTCTGGAGGTTTTCAACTGTCTTGTGTTCAGTTTCGCTGGGACAAGCATGCCACGCACACCGGCTAGTATCTGGGAGTGACTCTCGATAACAGCAACCTATTTTATTCCCAAATATCGTTTCCGATGTATACGTGTAGCCGCAACGGTCAGACGGCTGATCACCCATATTATATATAAGTTGTCAAGGAATTGCTACTTATTCAGTATTCCGGTTCAGATCGTAGGAGAGTATCCATCTGCAGTGTGCTATATTTCTTTTAAACTTAACTTAATCATGCAATTATAGTTATTTTATATCAATATTAATATTCTGTAATGTGTTAAGTGACTTGTGCCTGAATGCACGCAGTGCCCGTACCCCACTATCGGTGAGGGTGAGCTTCTTGCTCCTACCACTGCTGTCCACACGTACGTACTCGTACTTTGAGTCTGGCCCAAGAGGAGAGATCAACTGTGACTGGAGTCGCTGTTGAGCCGTGTTCTTGTCAGTGCCACTCGTCGGATCAGCGAGATCTGTGGTGAGCGAATGCCCTACGTCGTCAGCACGCTGAATCACTGCGGACTTGTTCGGGCCAGTGCCGTTCGTTGTGAGCTCTTGGATGATCGCCATCAACGCAACCTGATCAGTCGTCGGCGAGTCGATTGGGTATGTCTCGAGCCGCTCAGTCGGGTCGTCATCACCCTCTTGCTCCTCAGTGTGCGTGATGTACGCCGTCACATCTGTCGAGGTATCCATCGACCCGAGTGCAGCACCAATACTGGCCGGTCGTTTGCCTGTCGAGACGTTGAGGTACACCGTGTCGGACTCATGCTGATCTTGATCTGCGAGTGTAGTCACGAGCCCCAGCACATCGTAGAGGTCAGTGTGATCGCACTCGTAGATCTGCTCTACGCGAGCATCGGGAAATGCAGATGCTTCGAGTGCAGCCATCACATCAGCATCGAGGTGTTCGTGCACAAGGAGGTAACAAATGTCGGGAGACAACACCTCAGCAGCCTGGACCATCGTCGGAATGTCTGTTTCACCACTGTACAAGAACAGGTGTACACGACGAGTAACGTCCATTGGTACGGCTGATAGACAGCGACTGATAAGAGGTTGTCGTTAACAGTACACATCCGCCGTCAAAATGGCGGTGGGGTATCGATACTGTACCTCCACCCCGTCGGTGGGAGAGCACAATCGCCAGGCCCCACTTTTGCACCTATCACAACGACTGGGTAGTACGACGCAGGTGGCGCCGCCACTTGCGCCCCGAGCCCACACATGACAGAGAATACGTCGAACGCTGATGGTGAGACGTGTACGGAGACGAGTAGTTTGGATACCGCGGCGTCTGCGGGCAGGAACTCGGACAGTGACCTGTCTCACTCGGCCACGGGGCCGTCGAGCGAGTCGACCGATACGACGGAGCCTGCTGACCAGCGCACCCCCGAGGAGCAGTCGCCGACCACTGGTGGGGCTGAGTCGCGGTCTGGTAGCGAGCCGCCTGCGTCGGAGCAGGCGACGGCGTTGACGCTGCAGACGCCCCCGACGCAGTCGCTTGATGACGTTGCTGGGCTGCCGGACGTCAAGAACCGCATTCAGCAGACCGTGTTCCAGACGGCCGAGACGGAGGCGGGGCCGGCCGCGACGCCGAGCCTGCTGGTGCACGGCCAGCGCGGCAGCGGGTACCGGGCCATCGCGCAGAGTGTTGCCGGGTCGCTGGGTGACCGTGGGTATGCGTACGCGTACGTTGATGCCGTCGGGCACCACACGGGCGAGTTTGAGAACTTCACTAACTTGTTCGAGCAGGCGCGGGCTGCGGCGCCTGTCGTGCTCTTCTTGGAGTGTTTCGACGACATCTACGACCAGACTGCCATCAACGAGCTCCACACGCAGATGGAGCATCTGCGGGCCACGGACGCTGACGTGTTCGTGATCGGGACGGTGATGACCGAGTATGTCCAGGATGAGGTGCTCGCACAGTATGCTCGGGCGTTCGATGTGCGAGTTGGCATTGAAATTCCGGACCGCGACCGGCGGGCGAAGTTGCTCACCTCGGAGTTGGCGGCTATCGCCGACAGGGATGCGATTGCTGTCGAAGTGCCGGTGCATGTGCACGACCAGCTTGCCGTCGAGTTGGATGGCTATAGCCCGCGTGAGATTAGCGGTGTTGTGCGGCGTGCGGCTGCACGGGCCACGGCCACTGCCGACGATGACGAGACCCCAACAATCACTACGCCGGTGCTGCGAGAGACGATCGAGACGTGTCGGACGGAGCGCGTTGCGAATATCCAGGCGCGGACGGCGGTTGCTGACCTGGATATTGCTTCGGTTAGCTTTGATGATATCGGCGGGCTGCGCGACGCGAAAGCGCATCTTCAGGAACTGCTCACGCAGCCGCTTGAGCGGCGCGCCACGTACGAGGCGTGTGGGCTCACGACCGGCGGGGGTATCCTCCTGCACGGGCCGCCGGGCAATGGCAAGACCATGCTCGCGAAAGCGGTGGCCACGGAGACCGACCGGACGTTCATTTCGGTGACTGGCCC
It contains:
- a CDS encoding AAA family ATPase; this translates as MTENTSNADGETCTETSSLDTAASAGRNSDSDLSHSATGPSSESTDTTEPADQRTPEEQSPTTGGAESRSGSEPPASEQATALTLQTPPTQSLDDVAGLPDVKNRIQQTVFQTAETEAGPAATPSLLVHGQRGSGYRAIAQSVAGSLGDRGYAYAYVDAVGHHTGEFENFTNLFEQARAAAPVVLFLECFDDIYDQTAINELHTQMEHLRATDADVFVIGTVMTEYVQDEVLAQYARAFDVRVGIEIPDRDRRAKLLTSELAAIADRDAIAVEVPVHVHDQLAVELDGYSPREISGVVRRAAARATATADDDETPTITTPVLRETIETCRTERVANIQARTAVADLDIASVSFDDIGGLRDAKAHLQELLTQPLERRATYEACGLTTGGGILLHGPPGNGKTMLAKAVATETDRTFISVTGPKLTGVMSSAEERIHALFEKARRNAPSVIFFDEFDSIGVQRGHYDGARDDVTNTLLTELDGVHDNEDVIVMAATNRLDALDPAVLRPGRFEHLVEVTTPTDTARAEIFQVHTSEVPLAGDVTPEWFSRTAPAELSGAEIAALAEQAVRVAIRRQPHAAEEPPVVHRCDVTTAISERAEWSGQSSDEMDRMFC